One Calditerrivibrio sp. DNA window includes the following coding sequences:
- the hslU gene encoding ATP-dependent protease ATPase subunit HslU, producing the protein MEHLTPKQIVAELDKYIIGQSVAKKAVAIALRNRWRRLQLPPEKRDDITPKNILLIGPTGVGKTEIARRLAKITESPFIKVEASKFTEVGFVGRDVESIIRDLVEIAISEEKIRMRSSVMESARKRAEEIVLDALLPVTSGYIDSDSVASSREKLRKLLESGKLDDREIEIDTEEQHPQIEIFSSAGLDDITANLQDMFKNIFPGQKKKRKMKVKDALNQLEQQEANKMLDMDKVKRMAIYKVEHAGIVFIDEIDKICSREGYTKGGDVSREGVQRDLLPIIEGSTVMTKYGMVKTDHILFIGAGAFHMAKPSDLIPELQGRFPIRVELDSLSKDDFVRILKEPENALTKQYRDLLLADDVEIEFTDDGIERIAEVATELNKTNENIGARRLHTIIEKVLEDVSFEAPFGHYAKVIIDSAFVDSKLKNIISKQDLSKYIL; encoded by the coding sequence ATGGAGCACTTGACACCAAAGCAGATAGTGGCAGAACTGGATAAATATATAATAGGTCAGAGTGTGGCCAAAAAGGCTGTGGCTATAGCACTTAGAAACAGGTGGAGAAGGCTACAATTGCCACCAGAAAAAAGGGACGATATAACCCCAAAAAATATATTGCTCATAGGACCTACCGGTGTAGGGAAGACCGAAATTGCAAGAAGGCTTGCAAAGATCACAGAATCTCCATTTATAAAGGTAGAAGCCAGTAAGTTTACCGAAGTGGGCTTTGTTGGTAGAGATGTGGAGTCGATCATAAGAGATCTTGTGGAGATAGCTATCTCTGAAGAGAAGATAAGAATGAGAAGCTCGGTGATGGAGTCGGCAAGGAAAAGGGCTGAAGAGATAGTCCTTGATGCTCTTTTACCGGTGACATCGGGGTATATTGATAGTGATTCTGTTGCCTCCTCCAGGGAAAAATTAAGAAAGTTATTAGAATCTGGCAAACTGGATGATAGGGAGATAGAGATAGATACAGAGGAACAACACCCCCAGATTGAGATCTTTTCCAGTGCAGGACTTGATGATATAACGGCGAACTTACAGGATATGTTTAAAAATATATTTCCTGGTCAGAAGAAAAAGAGGAAGATGAAGGTAAAGGATGCCCTAAATCAATTGGAACAGCAAGAGGCAAACAAGATGCTTGATATGGATAAAGTAAAACGCATGGCCATTTACAAGGTGGAGCATGCAGGTATTGTGTTTATAGATGAGATTGATAAGATATGTTCAAGGGAAGGCTATACCAAAGGTGGAGATGTGTCCAGAGAAGGGGTTCAGAGGGACCTTTTGCCTATTATAGAGGGTTCCACAGTGATGACGAAATACGGTATGGTAAAGACAGACCATATCCTTTTTATCGGTGCTGGCGCTTTTCATATGGCCAAGCCATCAGATCTAATCCCGGAACTACAGGGGCGTTTCCCGATAAGGGTGGAGCTGGATTCATTGAGCAAGGACGATTTTGTCAGGATCTTAAAGGAGCCTGAAAATGCCCTGACCAAGCAGTATAGGGATCTTTTACTTGCAGACGATGTGGAGATTGAGTTTACCGACGATGGGATAGAAAGGATAGCTGAAGTTGCCACAGAGCTTAACAAAACAAATGAAAATATAGGAGCCAGAAGACTTCATACTATAATTGAAAAGGTGTTAGAAGATGTGTCCTTTGAAGCACCTTTTGGACATTATGCAAAAGTTATTATCGATAGTGCCTTTGTGGATAGCAAACTAAAAAACATAATATCAAAACAGGATCTAAGTAAATACATTTTATAG